One Natrinema longum genomic window, GATCGAAGAACAGATCGAGGCCCTGCAGACGAACGTCGAGGCAATCCAGCAGGAAAAGACCGAGGTCGACGAGGCCATCGAAGCCCTCGACACGCTCGAGACCGGCTCGACCGTCCAGATGCCGCTTGGCGGCGGCGCGTATCTCCGAACGACGATCGAGAACATCGACGAAGTGATCGTCGACCTCGGTGCCGACTACGCCGCGGAGTTCGAGGAGGACGACGCCGTCGATGCCCTCGAGAACAAGAAAGAGCACCTCGACGACCAGATCGACGAGCTCAACGAGGAGATCGCCGAACTCGAGACCGAGAGCAGCGAACTCGAGCAGCAGGCCCAGCAGCTCCAACAGCAGGCGATGCAACAGCAGATGCAGGGGATGGGTCAGGGTCAGCCCGACGAGTAACGCGGCGCAGGCAGTCTTATCGATACCATGTTCGACAACCTGAAGGATAAGCTCGGGAGCTTCCGGAAAGACGCCGAAGAGGCCGCCGAAGAGAACGTCGAGGAGGTCGACGAGGACGAACTCGAGGACGAAGAGATGGAGGCGGTCGACCCCGACGCAACGCCGACGGAGGCGACGGCTGCGGAAGCAACCGATACTACCCCCGAAACGGCGGCCGCCGAGACGGCAGCCTCGGCGTCCGCTGCGGTGGAGCCGGACGCGGACCGAGAGCCGGACGCGGAATCGAAGCAAGGGGCAACGACCGAGTCCGCCACTGCGGACGCGGCCGACGCCGCCGGACAGGAGCCGGCGACCGATTCCGACTCCGACGACGCCGATTCGGTCACGGACGAACCGAGGTCCGCCGAGGAGCCGACCGAGACGGCGGCCGGTGACGAGGAATCGCCTGCCGACGAGGACGAGGGAGACGACGCCGACGACGGCGGACGGACCGGCTTCGGAGCCAAGGCCAGATCCCTCTTTACGGGGTCCTCGGACGACCCCGAGTCGGACTCGGACGAGACGACTCCCGAGGAAGCGCAGGCCCCTGAGGCAACTCCGGGCGAGGAACCGGTCGACGTGGCGGCCGGTACCGAGGAATCGCCCGTCGACGAGGACGAGGGAGACGACGCCGACGACGGCAACTCGACCGGGTTCGGCACGAAGGCCAAGTCCCTCGTCAAAGGGAAGTTCGTCATCGAGGAGGAGGACCTCGAGGGGCCCCTCCACGAACTCGAGATGGCGTTGCTCTCGAGCGATGTCGAGATGGGCGTCGCCGAGGAGATCCTCGACAACATCCGCGACGAACTGGTCGGCGAGACGCGGACCTTCACGACCTCGACCGGCGAGGTCGTCGAGGAGGCGCTACACAACGCGATCTACGACGTGATCAGCGTCGGCCAGTTCGACTTCGACGAGCGCATCGCCGTCGAGGACAGGCCGGTCACCATTATCTTCACCGGTGTCAACGGGGTCGGGAAGACCACCTCGATCGCCAAGATGAGCCGCTACTTCGAGGAACGGGGCTACTCGACGGTGATGGCAAACGGCGATACGTACCGTGCGGGTGCCAACGAGCAGATCCAGGAACACGCCGACGCCCTGGGAACGAAGTGTATCAGCCACGAACAGGGTGGCGATCCCGCTGCGGTGTTGTACGATGCCGTCGAGTACGCGGAGGCAAACGACGTCGATATCGTCCTCGGCGATACGGCGGGCCGACTCCACACCAACGAGGGGTTGATGGACCAACTCGAGAAGATCGGTCGC contains:
- the pfdA gene encoding prefoldin subunit alpha codes for the protein MSQQQLQQLSQELQEIEEQIEALQTNVEAIQQEKTEVDEAIEALDTLETGSTVQMPLGGGAYLRTTIENIDEVIVDLGADYAAEFEEDDAVDALENKKEHLDDQIDELNEEIAELETESSELEQQAQQLQQQAMQQQMQGMGQGQPDE
- the ftsY gene encoding signal recognition particle-docking protein FtsY; translation: MFDNLKDKLGSFRKDAEEAAEENVEEVDEDELEDEEMEAVDPDATPTEATAAEATDTTPETAAAETAASASAAVEPDADREPDAESKQGATTESATADAADAAGQEPATDSDSDDADSVTDEPRSAEEPTETAAGDEESPADEDEGDDADDGGRTGFGAKARSLFTGSSDDPESDSDETTPEEAQAPEATPGEEPVDVAAGTEESPVDEDEGDDADDGNSTGFGTKAKSLVKGKFVIEEEDLEGPLHELEMALLSSDVEMGVAEEILDNIRDELVGETRTFTTSTGEVVEEALHNAIYDVISVGQFDFDERIAVEDRPVTIIFTGVNGVGKTTSIAKMSRYFEERGYSTVMANGDTYRAGANEQIQEHADALGTKCISHEQGGDPAAVLYDAVEYAEANDVDIVLGDTAGRLHTNEGLMDQLEKIGRVVDPDMTLFVDEAVAGQDAVNRAREFDEAAEIDGAILTKADADSNGGAAISVAHVTGKPILFLGVGQGYDDLERFDPDEMVERLLADE